The Actinomadura sp. WMMB 499 genome includes a window with the following:
- a CDS encoding P-II family nitrogen regulator — translation MKLVTAVIKPFKLDEVKAALETFGVRGMTVSEASGYGRQKGHTEVYRGAEYKVDLVPKLRIEVLVDGEDADDIIDVLVKAARTDKIGDGKVWAVPVDTVVRVRTGETGPDAL, via the coding sequence ATGAAGCTCGTCACCGCGGTGATCAAGCCGTTCAAGCTGGACGAGGTCAAGGCGGCCCTCGAGACCTTCGGGGTGCGCGGCATGACCGTCAGCGAGGCCAGCGGCTACGGCCGCCAGAAGGGCCACACCGAGGTCTACCGGGGCGCCGAGTACAAGGTCGACCTCGTGCCGAAGCTGCGCATCGAGGTCCTGGTGGACGGCGAGGACGCCGACGACATCATCGACGTGCTGGTCAAGGCCGCCCGTACCGACAAGATCGGTGACGGCAAGGTCTGGGCCGTCCCGGTCGACACGGTCGTCCGCGTCCGGACCGGCGAGACCGGCCCGGACGCCCTGTAG
- a CDS encoding [protein-PII] uridylyltransferase yields MTVRTGNSARAALAAARAERAADLDRRLGGLLAEPPDGGDRALSLVTVGGHARRDLTPGGDLDLVLLHRGRADIAEIADRVWYPVWDSGIRLDHSVRTVAEAREVARADLKAALGLLAARHVTGDPALLDELRAAVLADWRAHARTRLPALAELCRDRWAAHGELAFLLEPDLKESRGGLRDVHVMRGVAASWVAPAPGGRVQEAHDLLLDVRHALHEVTGRATDRLVLQEHDAVAHALEFPDAHALKHATAEAARTIAHAADQIWRRVERFAAGRRTPSARRPVGDGAVEHDGEVVLARGADLDDPALVPRVAAAAAQHGLPLAPATVDRLAASAAVPRPPWPADARDALVSLLGAGPPAIPVWESLDQAGVIVRLIPEWEHVQNRPQRDPIHRFTVDRHLVETAAGAAAHTRDVARPDLLLVGALLHDIGKGRGGDHSVAGAPIARDIAARLGFDRTDARVLEAVVRHHLLLPHTATRRDIDDPATIETVTTAVTDVPGRERETLELLAALAVADGNATGPAAWNAWKARLVAELARRAAAALSGGTPPPPPALGERELALARRDGVAVRVAGTRVTIAAPDRPGLLWRAAGVLALHRLAVRTARTVSSPGAGTAVLDFTAVPEFGSPPDPAALEADLRRMLADRLDVAGRLERRARSRRVRPGLPVPPPRVMIVDGASSTAAVVEVRAHDRPGLLWRIGRAIGGRGLQIRAAQVDTLGAEAVDVFYVVDAHDHPPADPSVLESVRADILDALA; encoded by the coding sequence ATGACAGTGCGCACGGGGAACTCGGCCCGGGCCGCCCTCGCGGCGGCCCGGGCCGAGCGCGCCGCCGACCTCGACCGCCGCCTCGGCGGTCTCCTCGCGGAACCGCCGGACGGCGGCGACCGCGCGCTCTCGCTCGTCACCGTCGGCGGGCACGCCCGCCGCGACCTGACCCCCGGCGGCGACCTCGACCTGGTGCTGCTGCACCGCGGCCGCGCCGACATCGCGGAGATCGCCGACCGCGTCTGGTACCCCGTCTGGGACTCCGGGATCCGGCTCGACCACTCCGTCCGCACCGTCGCCGAAGCCCGCGAGGTCGCCCGCGCGGACCTCAAGGCCGCCCTCGGCCTGCTCGCGGCACGGCACGTCACCGGCGACCCCGCCCTGCTCGACGAACTGCGCGCGGCCGTCCTCGCCGACTGGCGCGCCCACGCCCGCACCCGCCTCCCCGCGCTCGCCGAACTCTGCCGCGACCGCTGGGCCGCCCACGGCGAGCTCGCCTTCCTCCTCGAACCCGACCTCAAGGAGTCCCGCGGCGGCCTGCGCGACGTCCACGTCATGCGCGGCGTTGCCGCCTCCTGGGTCGCCCCCGCCCCCGGCGGCCGCGTCCAGGAGGCTCACGACCTGCTCCTCGACGTCCGGCACGCCCTGCACGAGGTGACGGGCCGCGCCACGGACCGTCTCGTCCTGCAGGAACACGACGCCGTCGCGCACGCACTCGAGTTCCCGGACGCCCACGCCCTCAAGCACGCCACCGCCGAGGCCGCCCGCACCATCGCGCACGCCGCCGACCAGATCTGGCGGCGCGTCGAACGCTTCGCCGCGGGCCGCCGGACGCCGTCCGCGCGCCGTCCCGTCGGTGACGGGGCCGTCGAGCACGACGGCGAGGTCGTCCTCGCGCGCGGCGCCGACCTGGACGACCCCGCGCTCGTCCCCCGGGTCGCGGCGGCCGCCGCGCAGCACGGCCTGCCGCTCGCGCCCGCGACCGTCGACCGCCTCGCCGCGTCCGCCGCCGTGCCCCGCCCGCCGTGGCCCGCCGACGCCCGCGACGCCCTCGTCTCCCTCCTCGGCGCGGGCCCCCCGGCGATCCCGGTCTGGGAATCTCTCGATCAGGCCGGAGTGATCGTCCGGTTGATCCCGGAATGGGAGCATGTCCAGAACCGGCCGCAGCGCGACCCGATCCACCGCTTCACGGTCGACCGCCACCTCGTCGAGACCGCCGCCGGCGCCGCCGCCCACACCCGCGACGTCGCCCGCCCCGACCTCCTCCTCGTCGGCGCCCTGCTGCACGACATCGGCAAGGGCCGCGGCGGCGACCACTCCGTCGCCGGCGCCCCCATCGCCCGCGACATCGCCGCCCGCCTGGGCTTCGACCGCACCGACGCGCGCGTCCTGGAGGCCGTCGTCCGCCACCACCTCCTCCTCCCGCACACCGCCACCCGCCGCGACATCGACGACCCCGCCACCATCGAGACCGTCACCACCGCCGTCACCGACGTCCCCGGCCGCGAGCGCGAGACCCTCGAGCTGCTCGCCGCCCTCGCCGTCGCCGACGGCAACGCCACCGGTCCCGCCGCCTGGAACGCGTGGAAGGCCCGGCTCGTCGCCGAACTCGCCCGCCGCGCCGCCGCCGCGCTCTCCGGCGGCACCCCGCCGCCCCCGCCCGCCCTCGGCGAACGCGAACTCGCCCTCGCCCGCCGCGACGGCGTCGCCGTCCGCGTCGCCGGAACCCGCGTGACGATCGCCGCCCCCGACCGTCCCGGCCTGCTCTGGCGCGCCGCGGGCGTCCTGGCCCTGCACCGCCTCGCCGTCCGGACGGCCCGCACCGTCTCCTCGCCCGGCGCGGGCACGGCCGTCCTCGACTTCACCGCCGTCCCCGAATTCGGCTCCCCGCCCGATCCCGCCGCCCTCGAAGCCGATCTGCGCCGCATGCTCGCCGACCGGCTCGACGTCGCCGGCCGCCTCGAACGCCGCGCCCGGTCCCGGCGCGTCCGTCCCGGACTGCCCGTCCCGCCGCCCCGAGTGATGATCGTCGACGGCGCGTCCAGCACCGCCGCGGTCGTCGAGGTCCGCGCCCACGACCGTCCCGGTCTGCTGTGGCGGATCGGGCGCGCGATCGGCGGACGCGGCCTGCAGATCCGCGCCGCCCAGGTGGACACGCTCGGCGCCGAGGCCGTCGACGTCTTCTACGTCGTCGACGCGCACGACCATCCGCCCGCGGACCCGTCCGTCCTGGAGTCCGTCCGAGCCGACATCCTGGACGCCCTGGCCTGA
- a CDS encoding ammonium transporter yields the protein MTVDSGSTAWMLTSTALVLLMTPGLAFFYGGMSRAKSVLNMMMMSFVSIAVAGMVWVVYGYSLAFTSGGSLSSFIGGFGDWGLVGLENVATADDGSGIPQLVFVAFQATFAIITVALISGAVADRAKFGAWVLFIPVWVTLVYLPIAHWVWWSDGEENGQAGWIFELGALDFAGGTVVHINAGVAALALALVLGKRRGWPKEPMRPHNLPFVLLGAGLLWFGWFGFNAGSALSAGSTAAVAFVNTLAATCAAGFAWIIVEKLRDGSSTTLGLASGIVAGLVAITPACAFVTPLGAIAIGLIAGAVCAFAVSLKYKLGYDDSLDVVGVHLVGGIIGALLIGIVATTAVNDAGADGLLAGGGIGLLGKQALAVVATLAYSFIVTYVIAKVIDLVMGFRISEEDELAGIDSTAHAETAYDFGAVRAGSGATRASVASAPVQDEGVQDETKEEVRG from the coding sequence ATGACAGTCGACAGCGGAAGCACCGCATGGATGTTGACGAGCACCGCGCTCGTCCTCCTGATGACACCGGGCCTGGCCTTCTTCTACGGGGGCATGAGCCGGGCCAAGAGCGTGCTCAACATGATGATGATGAGCTTCGTCTCCATCGCCGTGGCGGGCATGGTCTGGGTCGTGTACGGATACTCGCTCGCGTTCACCTCGGGCGGATCCCTCAGCTCGTTCATCGGCGGATTCGGCGACTGGGGCCTGGTCGGCCTGGAGAACGTCGCGACCGCCGACGACGGCTCCGGAATCCCGCAACTGGTCTTCGTGGCGTTCCAGGCGACGTTCGCCATCATCACCGTCGCGCTCATCAGCGGCGCCGTGGCGGACCGTGCCAAGTTCGGGGCCTGGGTCCTGTTCATCCCGGTCTGGGTGACGCTCGTGTACCTGCCGATCGCGCACTGGGTGTGGTGGTCGGACGGCGAGGAGAACGGCCAGGCGGGCTGGATCTTCGAGCTCGGCGCCCTCGACTTCGCGGGCGGCACGGTCGTGCACATCAACGCCGGCGTCGCGGCGCTCGCGCTCGCGCTCGTCCTCGGCAAGCGCAGGGGCTGGCCCAAGGAGCCGATGCGCCCGCACAACCTCCCGTTCGTCCTGCTCGGCGCCGGCCTGCTGTGGTTCGGCTGGTTCGGGTTCAACGCCGGATCCGCCCTCTCGGCCGGCTCGACGGCCGCGGTCGCGTTCGTCAACACGCTCGCCGCCACCTGCGCCGCCGGGTTCGCCTGGATCATCGTGGAGAAGCTGCGGGACGGCTCGTCCACCACGCTCGGCCTCGCGTCCGGCATCGTCGCCGGGCTCGTCGCGATCACCCCGGCGTGCGCGTTCGTCACCCCGCTGGGCGCCATCGCCATCGGCCTCATCGCCGGTGCCGTCTGCGCCTTCGCGGTCAGCCTCAAGTACAAGCTCGGCTACGACGACTCGCTGGACGTCGTCGGCGTCCACCTCGTCGGCGGCATCATCGGCGCCCTGCTGATCGGCATCGTCGCCACCACCGCCGTCAACGACGCCGGCGCCGACGGGCTGCTGGCCGGCGGCGGTATCGGCCTCCTCGGCAAGCAGGCCCTCGCGGTCGTCGCGACGCTCGCCTACTCGTTCATCGTGACCTACGTGATCGCCAAGGTCATCGACCTGGTGATGGGCTTCCGGATCAGCGAAGAGGACGAGCTCGCCGGCATCGACAGCACGGCCCACGCCGAGACCGCCTACGACTTCGGCGCCGTCCGCGCCGGATCCGGCGCCACCCGCGCGTCCGTCGCGTCCGCGCCGGTGCAGGATGAAGGCGTGCAGGACGAGACCAAGGAAGAGGTGCGGGGATGA